Proteins encoded together in one Eubalaena glacialis isolate mEubGla1 chromosome 7, mEubGla1.1.hap2.+ XY, whole genome shotgun sequence window:
- the LOC133094804 gene encoding prefoldin subunit 4-like has protein sequence MAATMKKAAAEDVNVTFEDQQKINKFARNTSRITELKEEIEVKKKQLQNLEDACEDIMLADDDCLMIPYQIGDVFISHSQEETQEMLEEAKKNLQEETDALESRVESIQRVLADLKVQLYAKFGSNINLEADES, from the coding sequence ATGGCGGCCACCATGAAGAAGGCGGCTGCAGAAGATGTCAATGTTACTTTTGAAGATcaacaaaagataaacaaatttgcaCGGAATACAAGTAGAATCACAgaactgaaggaagaaatagaagtaaaaaagaaacaactccaGAATTTAGAAGATGCTTGTGAGGATATCATGCTTGCAGACGACGACTGCTTAATGATACCTTATCAGATTGGTGATGTTTTCATTAGCCATTCTCaagaagaaacacaagaaatgttagaagaagcaaagaaaaatttgCAAGAAGAAACTGATGCCTTAGAATCCAGAGTGGAATCAATTCAGCGGGTGTTAGCAGATTTGAAAGTTCAGTTATATGCaaaatttgggagtaacataaaCCTTGAAGCTGATGAAagttaa